The following proteins are co-located in the Pomacea canaliculata isolate SZHN2017 linkage group LG10, ASM307304v1, whole genome shotgun sequence genome:
- the LOC112573385 gene encoding uncharacterized protein LOC112573385, with product MSSDFESVFKNWLTHREEDEEGNFDEEDGERVEDLLSGSQQDGGEGKMHLDREAWEEEDMNEMPILQKMVDLPSKQIPEHGSELGPSPPPPPLQKSVGGDLRKGCERITSRKSRSCRKARSKAFSCIQEPSHVHTKSSQLQEGDDSFVKNVCSKQHLKMGKSLPVINRRKFVSRATAKEMDSSLSPVHLTLDQETINSDNSLPASPSCIGDVLLHPNFRDEHMMQTSRRDSSSILSRELRKSCVLSPERDLVEPDSTSEILDVPNVRKSPKSRSKEELSRVNLSVAHAKTKHGLGHSGEVTVRITDEGVGECDSTSMCLASPSAISPASQGEIEERMCPVMADNEDGGHHLTEWGTGHCICQCRSLTSPPDLPFLPSKKSRSSHSSKNSLTSRHLVRKNRLLSCDSLPHLERMPICTNQNESLDLEGTGNQICESPPMLSLPELELQGEGDLICSPKLDPEIGQGSFMIKSEPAETPPLLVKYEVEDKLHNQSKGLLEDFSYDESPPVLILPMKVYRKGTKGDSRRRHSSRRKRSSSARKKEAMSPPCLTKYEAKPSESGIVLKLRAKRTLSNPRSPQPDLRSDMPQLLVEQKTLSTDQIHPSKEPESVSESAVDEKKPPKQEPKQEFLLEPKPVARRRHTVDSPEFPVGLRKRKRDSEPEQGGGESRLHDPSKHQQDGLKEREDFGSRGKRQKAGLGGACSCCRNPSPKHKRRRRNTVHLGDPFFDLSPVQRDFVLFSVKLSRLQTRTHSLVCTLFPRLAPDLQNIAPESQKFLEAIDDIIGSLQRSELEENNKDSADLSCLIETLSLADRNEEGEIPVYLPQVVVCQSPQHSLEEFQDKVCIMLQLLLPDITVSLSDNLFHTSEELELMLEKIIAANMLKPSKKE from the coding sequence ATGTCCTCTGACTTTGagtctgtttttaaaaactggctCACTCAtcgagaagaagatgaagaaggcAATTTTGATGAAGAGGATGGTGAGAGGGTAGAGGATTTGCTGTCGGGCAGTCAACAAGATGGTGGTGAGGGAAAGATGCATCTTGACAGGGAGGCTTGGGAAGAGGAGGACATGAACGAGATGCCCATTTTACAGAAGATGGTTGATCTTCCTTCCAAACAAATACCAGAACATGGCAGTGAACTTGggccttctcctcctccacccccatTGCAGAAGTCAGTTGGAGGTGACTTGAGGAAAGGTTGTGAACGGATAACATCCCGCAAGTCCAGATCATGTCGGAAGGCGCGGAGCAAAGCTTTCAGCTGTATCCAAGAACCAAGCCATGTGCATACGAAGTCTAGCCAGCTCCAGGAGGGTGATGacagttttgttaaaaatgtgtgcaGTAAGCAGCATCTTAAAATGGGCAAAAGTTTACCGGTGATAAATCGTAGAAAATTTGTGTCTAGAGCCACTGCCAAAGAAATGGACTCTTCTTTATCTCCGGTTCATTTGACTCTAGATCAAGAAACCATTAATTCTGACAATTCCTTGCCGGCATCCCCGAGCTGTATAGGAGATGTACTTCTTCATCCAAATTTCAGAGATGAACACATGATGCAAACATCTAGGAGAGATTCTAGCAGTATTCTCAGTAGAGAGTTGCGTAAGAGCTGTGTTTTGAGTCCAGAGCGAGACCTTGTGGAGCCTGACTCCACATCTGAAATTCTTGATGTTCCAAATGTTAGAAAATCCCCGAAAAGTCGAAGTAAAGAGGAGCTGAGTAGGGTCAATCTATCCGTGGCACACGCAAAGACTAAGCATGGCTTGGGTCATTCAGGTGAGGTTACTGTACGTATAACTGACGAAGGTGTTGGGGAGTGTGACAGTACCTCAATGTGCCTAGCTTCTCCCAGTGCTATTTCACCTGCCAGTCAAGGAGAGATTGAAGAGCGTATGTGTCCTGTGATGGCTGACAATGAGGATGGTGGTCACCACTTGACAGAATGGGGGACTGGTCACTGTATTTGCCAGTGCCGTTCCCTGACCTCTCCTCCCGACCTTCCTTTCCTCCCCTCCAAAAAATCTCGTTCTAGTCATAGCAGCAAGAATTCTCTAACATCACGTCATCTAGTCAGGAAGAACAGGCTTCTCAGCTGTGATTCACTGCCACATTTGGAAAGAATGCCCATCTGCACAAACCAGAATGAAAGTCTGGATTTAGAGGGGACTGGAAATCAGATCTGTGAGAGTCCTCCTATGCTTAGCCTGCCAGAGTTAGAGCTGCAAGGTGAAGGAGACCTAATATGTTCCCCAAAGCTTGATCCAGAAATTGGGCAAGGCTCGTTCATGATAAAATCTGAACCTGCTGAGACCCCTCCTCTCCTTGTGAAATATGAGGTAGAGGACAAGCTTCACAACCAAAGCAAAGGCTTGCTAGAGGATTTCAGTTACGATGAAAGCCCACCTGTTCTTATTTTACCCATGAAGGTATACAGAAAAGGGACCAAAGGTGATTCTAGAAGAAGGCACTCTTCACGCAGAAAACGTTCATCTAGTgctagaaagaaagaagctatGTCACCCCCTTGCCTCACAAAATATGAGGCCAAACCATCCGAATCAGGCATAGTGCTCAAGCTTAGAGCCAAAAGAACTTTGTCAAATCCTCGGTCGCCTCAGCCGGATCTAAGAAGTGACATGCCACAACTTCTGGTTGAGCAAAAGACACTTTCCACTGACCAGATTCATCCCTCCAAAGAGCCAGAGTCAGTCTCTGAGTCTGCCGTTGATGAGAAAAAGCCTCCAAAGCAAGAACCCAAACAAGAGTTTCTTCTGGAGCCCAAGCCTGTTGCCAGGAGACGACACACTGTTGACAGTCCAGAATTTCCTGTAGGTTTGCGCAAACGGAAAAGGGACAGCGAACCTGAACAGGGTGGTGGAGAGTCTAGGCTGCATGACCCTAGTAAACACCAGCAAGATGGGCTGAAGGAAAGAGAAGACTTCGGAAGTCGAGGAAAGAGGCAGAAGGCAGGTTTGGGTGGTGCATGCTCATGCTGCCGAAATCCCAGCCCCAAACACAAGAGAAGACGGCGCAACACTGTGCACTTAGGTGATCCATTCTTTGATCTTTCACCTGTTCAACGTGACTTTGTGCTCTTTTCTGTGAAGCTTTCGCGACTTCAGACACGCACACATAGCTTGGTGTGCACTCTCTTTCCACGTCTCGCTCCAGATCTACAGAATATTGCACCAGAATCTCAAAAATTTCTAGAAGCCATAGATGACATCATTGGTTCACTGCAACGCTCTGAGTTGGAAGAGAACAACAAAGATTCTGCAGACCTTAGTTGTTTGATAGAAACTCTCAGTCTGGCAGACAGAAATGAGGAAGGAGAAATACCTGTGTATCTGCCCCAGGTGGTTGTGTGCCAGTCTCCCCAGCATTCTTTGGAGGAGTTTCAGGACAAAGTTTGTATTATGCTTCAGTTACTTTTACCAGATATTACCGTTTCTCTTTCAGACAATCTCTTTCATACTTCTGAAGAGCTAGAATTAATGTTGGAGAAAATTATTGCTGCTAACATGCTCAAGCCAAGCAAGAAAGAATGA
- the LOC112573388 gene encoding cytochrome c oxidase assembly factor 7-like: MLYDFTDEKQAQEYLKNVNIEYQFQCYHEKRPDGCHRLADFLEAVKKEFEMAATIFKTNCDNNKYGHSCFKYGNYKMVGRGGGKDIYQGLDYYLKGCEQEYIPACYNAGRLLQSEQLGSFHNPAKALHLLQHACDQKHAASCYQISGWFIKGVTGIPKDMTKAFEYSKKACDLGDCYSCSNLSQMYKKGEGVEKDAKLAEQYRRRAKELYEEMVEVRRNLELNQ; the protein is encoded by the exons ATGCTTTATGATTTTACGGACGAAAAGCAAGCACAAGAGtacttaaaaaatgttaatatagaATATCAATTTCAGTGTTACCACGAGAAAAGACCAGATG GATGTCACCGTCTTGCTGACTTCTTGGAAGCTGTCAAGAAAGAGTTTGAGATGGCAGCAACTATCTTCAAAACTAATTGTGATAACAACAAGTATGGGCACAGTTGTTTTAAATATGGCAACTACAAAATGGTGGGAAGAG GTGGAGGTAAAGATATTTACCAAGGGCTAGACTACTACCTGAAGGGTTGTGAGCAGGAATACATCCCAGCTTGCTACAATGCTGGTCGATTGTTACAGAGTGAACAACTTGGCTCTTTTCACAATCCAGCCAAAGCTCTTCACCTTCTTCAGCATGCTTGTGACCAAAAACATGCAGCAAGCTGTTACCAG ATTAGTGGATGGTTTATCAAGGGAGTGACTGGGATACCAAAGGACATGACAAAGGCTTTTGAGTATTCTAAAAAAGCTTGTGACCTTGGAGACTGTTACAGCTGTTCTAACCTCAGCCAAATGTATAAGAAAGGCGAAGGTGTTGAGAAAGATGCAAAGCTGGCTGAACAATACAGGCGGAGAGCAAAAGAATTGTATGAAGAAATGGTAGAAGTTCGCAGAAACTTAGAACTTAATcagtaa
- the LOC112573386 gene encoding uncharacterized protein LOC112573386 isoform X2, with product MTPGVRSRLHAALAELRTSYGAMSEWLRYGKGRHRSSMLQASLLPRRNCTDYTIRGSRRSSHQQHQTLGANGFLGADMQSAARAAALDENVPVHARYASGCGYDDFYNSFLAVKRHGPAEDFPVFGPPRLRHGRAGGSWRHVKEVLQAGGKRIVFVDGQISANDVLKLDHVPGGHLILPSHTGHSTSDDHVPLLDSFRSVILPPPSVPQANYRPVTVQKGLEKDNWAIIR from the exons ATGACGCCAGGGGTCAGGTCGCGACTTCATGCTGCGTTAGCTGAGTTAAG AACCTCGTATGGCGCCATGTCGGAGTGGCTAAGATACGGCAAAGGTCGCCATCGCAGCTCGATGCTCCAAGCCAGCCTTCTGCCGAGGAGAAACTGTACTGACTACACCATTCGGGGCTCACGGAGGAGTAGTCATCAGCAACACCAGACTCTGGGTGCTAACGGGTTCCTGGGTGCTGACATGCAGTCCGCAGCTCGCGCAGCCGCA CTCGACGAGAATGTCCCCGTGCACGCACGCTACGCCAGCGGTTGTGGCTACGACGACTTCTACAACTCCTTCTTGGCAGTCAAGCGCCATGGGCCAGCAGAAGATTTCCCCGTCTTCGGGCCACCCAG ATTACGTCATGGGCGAGCAGGTGGCAGTTGGCGCCACGTCAAGGAAGTCTTGCAAGCAGGAGGCAAACGTATCGTCTTTGTTGACG gACAAATATCGGCCAATGATGTACTTAAACTCGACCATGTGCCCGGCGGTCATCTGATCTTGCCCTCCCACACCGGCCACAGTACAAGTGACGACCACGTACCCCTGCTCGATTCCTTTAGGTCCGTCATACTGCCTCCGCCCTCTGTACCAC aaGCCAATTACAGGCCAGTCACTGTTCAGAAAGGGTTGGAAAAAGACAACTGGGCGATAATACGCTAA
- the LOC112573386 gene encoding uncharacterized protein LOC112573386 isoform X1, which translates to MPSAAVTNEQVAMSVSTVAHWCGTGVRQLSVVSQSGKQCPVPVTMALDYRKAIYRPNRPDTRLKTSYGAMSEWLRYGKGRHRSSMLQASLLPRRNCTDYTIRGSRRSSHQQHQTLGANGFLGADMQSAARAAALDENVPVHARYASGCGYDDFYNSFLAVKRHGPAEDFPVFGPPRLRHGRAGGSWRHVKEVLQAGGKRIVFVDGQISANDVLKLDHVPGGHLILPSHTGHSTSDDHVPLLDSFRSVILPPPSVPQANYRPVTVQKGLEKDNWAIIR; encoded by the exons ATGCCGAGCGCCGCTGTCACCAACGAACAGGTAGCAATGAGTGTCTCCACGGTAGCGCACTGGTGTGGTACAGGTGTGCGCCAACTCTCGGTTGTATCTCAGTCAGGAAAGCAGTGTCCGGTTCCTGTCACTATGGCTCTAGATTACAGAAAGGCTATTTATCGCCCCAACAGACCAGACACGCGGCTGAA AACCTCGTATGGCGCCATGTCGGAGTGGCTAAGATACGGCAAAGGTCGCCATCGCAGCTCGATGCTCCAAGCCAGCCTTCTGCCGAGGAGAAACTGTACTGACTACACCATTCGGGGCTCACGGAGGAGTAGTCATCAGCAACACCAGACTCTGGGTGCTAACGGGTTCCTGGGTGCTGACATGCAGTCCGCAGCTCGCGCAGCCGCA CTCGACGAGAATGTCCCCGTGCACGCACGCTACGCCAGCGGTTGTGGCTACGACGACTTCTACAACTCCTTCTTGGCAGTCAAGCGCCATGGGCCAGCAGAAGATTTCCCCGTCTTCGGGCCACCCAG ATTACGTCATGGGCGAGCAGGTGGCAGTTGGCGCCACGTCAAGGAAGTCTTGCAAGCAGGAGGCAAACGTATCGTCTTTGTTGACG gACAAATATCGGCCAATGATGTACTTAAACTCGACCATGTGCCCGGCGGTCATCTGATCTTGCCCTCCCACACCGGCCACAGTACAAGTGACGACCACGTACCCCTGCTCGATTCCTTTAGGTCCGTCATACTGCCTCCGCCCTCTGTACCAC aaGCCAATTACAGGCCAGTCACTGTTCAGAAAGGGTTGGAAAAAGACAACTGGGCGATAATACGCTAA
- the LOC112573386 gene encoding uncharacterized protein LOC112573386 isoform X3 has protein sequence MSEWLRYGKGRHRSSMLQASLLPRRNCTDYTIRGSRRSSHQQHQTLGANGFLGADMQSAARAAALDENVPVHARYASGCGYDDFYNSFLAVKRHGPAEDFPVFGPPRLRHGRAGGSWRHVKEVLQAGGKRIVFVDGQISANDVLKLDHVPGGHLILPSHTGHSTSDDHVPLLDSFRSVILPPPSVPQANYRPVTVQKGLEKDNWAIIR, from the exons ATGTCGGAGTGGCTAAGATACGGCAAAGGTCGCCATCGCAGCTCGATGCTCCAAGCCAGCCTTCTGCCGAGGAGAAACTGTACTGACTACACCATTCGGGGCTCACGGAGGAGTAGTCATCAGCAACACCAGACTCTGGGTGCTAACGGGTTCCTGGGTGCTGACATGCAGTCCGCAGCTCGCGCAGCCGCA CTCGACGAGAATGTCCCCGTGCACGCACGCTACGCCAGCGGTTGTGGCTACGACGACTTCTACAACTCCTTCTTGGCAGTCAAGCGCCATGGGCCAGCAGAAGATTTCCCCGTCTTCGGGCCACCCAG ATTACGTCATGGGCGAGCAGGTGGCAGTTGGCGCCACGTCAAGGAAGTCTTGCAAGCAGGAGGCAAACGTATCGTCTTTGTTGACG gACAAATATCGGCCAATGATGTACTTAAACTCGACCATGTGCCCGGCGGTCATCTGATCTTGCCCTCCCACACCGGCCACAGTACAAGTGACGACCACGTACCCCTGCTCGATTCCTTTAGGTCCGTCATACTGCCTCCGCCCTCTGTACCAC aaGCCAATTACAGGCCAGTCACTGTTCAGAAAGGGTTGGAAAAAGACAACTGGGCGATAATACGCTAA